From Microcaecilia unicolor chromosome 11, aMicUni1.1, whole genome shotgun sequence, the proteins below share one genomic window:
- the LOC115481234 gene encoding RNA-binding protein 4B-like isoform X1: MVKIFVGGVSPAITGDELKKLFEKFGQVNECDILKNYAFVHMEKEDEAHRAISELHKHEFHGAHLTVEYATSKIRNATKIYVGNVASSATTSQIKELFERFGKVVECDIVKNYAFVHMAKEREAMDAILHLNDTPLEDQKIFVTLSKSNNAMKGGMGRGGPIAPPPPHPSYLFHRTRLPPPPPFSHYSARSWYDRDYYDRYPYDLYDRTTLGSRSGYERALPPPPPPPSASAALSAATSSLGSSYRDRSPISRRSSLSAQYGDLYSGNQGYGHSYGQGYSSAYSHYGYNDDYYDKYTSYLSQYGQSY; this comes from the coding sequence ATGGTGAAGATCTTTGTGGGTGGTGTCTCACCTGCAATCACAGGCGATGAGCTGAAGAAACTCTTTGAAAAGTTTGGGCAAGTGAATGAATGTGATATTCTGAAGAACTATGCCTTTGTGCACATGGAGAAGGAGGATGAGGCCCACCGGGCCATCAGTGAGCTACACAAGCACGAGTTCCATGGGGCTCATCTAACAGTGGAGTATGCCACTTCCAAGATCCGCAATGCTACCAAGATTTATGTGGGCAATGTGGCCAGCTCGGCCACTACTTCCCAGATCAAGGAGCTGTTCGAGAGGTTTGGCAAAGTAGTAGAGTGTGATATTGTGAAGAACTACGCCTTTGTCCATATGGCCAAGGAGCGGGAAGCCATGGACGCTATTCTGCACCTCAACGACACTCCACTGGAAGACCAGAAGATCTTTGTCACCCTTTCAAAGAGCAACAATGCAATGAAAGGGGGGATGGGCAGGGGAGGCCCAATTGCACCCCCTCCACCGCACCCCAGCTACCTCTTTCACCGGACACGCCTACCACCGCCTCCACCTTTTTCGCACTACTCTGCCAGGTCTTGGTATGACCGGGATTACTATGACAGGTACCCCTACGACTTGTATGACCGCACCACACTGGGAAGCAGGTCAGGCTATGAAAGGGCATTGCctccgcccccacccccaccatctgcTTCTGCAGCACTTTCTGCTGCAACTAGTTCTCTGGGAAGCAGCTATAGAGATAGGAGCCCTATAAGTAGGAGGTCATCACTCTCAGCCCAGTATGGGGATCTCTACAGTGGCAACCAAGGCTATGGCCACAGTTATGGCCAAGGTTATTCTTCTGCCTACTCACATTATGGCTACAATGATGATTACTATGATAAATACACCAGTTATCTGAGTCAGTATGGCCAATCGTACTAA
- the LOC115481234 gene encoding RNA-binding protein 4.1-like isoform X2, which translates to MVKIFVGGVSPAITGDELKKLFEKFGQVNECDILKNYAFVHMEKEDEAHRAISELHKHEFHGAHLTVEYATSKIRNATKIYVGNVASSATTSQIKELFERFGKVVECDIVKNYAFVHMAKEREAMDAILHLNDTPLEDQKIFVTLSKSNNAMKGGMGRGGPIAPPPPHPSYLFHRTRLPPPPPFSHYSARSWYDRDYYDSRMGVGVLDAHFGHCDGSYSTRSPKPGLFGVLQLALLPGSAR; encoded by the exons ATGGTGAAGATCTTTGTGGGTGGTGTCTCACCTGCAATCACAGGCGATGAGCTGAAGAAACTCTTTGAAAAGTTTGGGCAAGTGAATGAATGTGATATTCTGAAGAACTATGCCTTTGTGCACATGGAGAAGGAGGATGAGGCCCACCGGGCCATCAGTGAGCTACACAAGCACGAGTTCCATGGGGCTCATCTAACAGTGGAGTATGCCACTTCCAAGATCCGCAATGCTACCAAGATTTATGTGGGCAATGTGGCCAGCTCGGCCACTACTTCCCAGATCAAGGAGCTGTTCGAGAGGTTTGGCAAAGTAGTAGAGTGTGATATTGTGAAGAACTACGCCTTTGTCCATATGGCCAAGGAGCGGGAAGCCATGGACGCTATTCTGCACCTCAACGACACTCCACTGGAAGACCAGAAGATCTTTGTCACCCTTTCAAAGAGCAACAATGCAATGAAAGGGGGGATGGGCAGGGGAGGCCCAATTGCACCCCCTCCACCGCACCCCAGCTACCTCTTTCACCGGACACGCCTACCACCGCCTCCACCTTTTTCGCACTACTCTGCCAGGTCTTGGTATGACCGGGATTACTATGACAG CAGAATGGGCGTAGGGGTACTGGATGCACATTTTGGCCACTGCGATGGATCCTACAGTACAAG
- the LOC115481234 gene encoding RNA-binding protein 4.1-like isoform X3, with amino-acid sequence MVKIFVGGVSPAITGDELKKLFEKFGQVNECDILKNYAFVHMEKEDEAHRAISELHKHEFHGAHLTVEYATSKIRNATKIYVGNVASSATTSQIKELFERFGKVVECDIVKNYAFVHMAKEREAMDAILHLNDTPLEDQKIFVTLSKSNNAMKGGMGRGGPIAPPPPHPSYLFHRTRLPPPPPFSHYSARSWYDRDYYDRMGVGVLDAHFGHCDGSYSTRSPKPGLFGVLQLALLPGSAR; translated from the exons ATGGTGAAGATCTTTGTGGGTGGTGTCTCACCTGCAATCACAGGCGATGAGCTGAAGAAACTCTTTGAAAAGTTTGGGCAAGTGAATGAATGTGATATTCTGAAGAACTATGCCTTTGTGCACATGGAGAAGGAGGATGAGGCCCACCGGGCCATCAGTGAGCTACACAAGCACGAGTTCCATGGGGCTCATCTAACAGTGGAGTATGCCACTTCCAAGATCCGCAATGCTACCAAGATTTATGTGGGCAATGTGGCCAGCTCGGCCACTACTTCCCAGATCAAGGAGCTGTTCGAGAGGTTTGGCAAAGTAGTAGAGTGTGATATTGTGAAGAACTACGCCTTTGTCCATATGGCCAAGGAGCGGGAAGCCATGGACGCTATTCTGCACCTCAACGACACTCCACTGGAAGACCAGAAGATCTTTGTCACCCTTTCAAAGAGCAACAATGCAATGAAAGGGGGGATGGGCAGGGGAGGCCCAATTGCACCCCCTCCACCGCACCCCAGCTACCTCTTTCACCGGACACGCCTACCACCGCCTCCACCTTTTTCGCACTACTCTGCCAGGTCTTGGTATGACCGGGATTACTATGACAG AATGGGCGTAGGGGTACTGGATGCACATTTTGGCCACTGCGATGGATCCTACAGTACAAG
- the LOC115481234 gene encoding RNA-binding protein 4.1-like isoform X4 — translation MVKIFVGGVSPAITGDELKKLFEKFGQVNECDILKNYAFVHMEKEDEAHRAISELHKHEFHGAHLTVEYATSKIRNATKIYVGNVASSATTSQIKELFERFGKVVECDIVKNYAFVHMAKEREAMDAILHLNDTPLEDQKIFVTLSKSNNAMKGGMGRGGPIAPPPPHPSYLFHRTRLPPPPPFSHYSARSWYDRDYYDSRMGVGVLDAHFGHCDGSYSTRSPKPGLFGVLQLALLPGT, via the exons ATGGTGAAGATCTTTGTGGGTGGTGTCTCACCTGCAATCACAGGCGATGAGCTGAAGAAACTCTTTGAAAAGTTTGGGCAAGTGAATGAATGTGATATTCTGAAGAACTATGCCTTTGTGCACATGGAGAAGGAGGATGAGGCCCACCGGGCCATCAGTGAGCTACACAAGCACGAGTTCCATGGGGCTCATCTAACAGTGGAGTATGCCACTTCCAAGATCCGCAATGCTACCAAGATTTATGTGGGCAATGTGGCCAGCTCGGCCACTACTTCCCAGATCAAGGAGCTGTTCGAGAGGTTTGGCAAAGTAGTAGAGTGTGATATTGTGAAGAACTACGCCTTTGTCCATATGGCCAAGGAGCGGGAAGCCATGGACGCTATTCTGCACCTCAACGACACTCCACTGGAAGACCAGAAGATCTTTGTCACCCTTTCAAAGAGCAACAATGCAATGAAAGGGGGGATGGGCAGGGGAGGCCCAATTGCACCCCCTCCACCGCACCCCAGCTACCTCTTTCACCGGACACGCCTACCACCGCCTCCACCTTTTTCGCACTACTCTGCCAGGTCTTGGTATGACCGGGATTACTATGACAG CAGAATGGGCGTAGGGGTACTGGATGCACATTTTGGCCACTGCGATGGATCCTACAGTACAAG